One Erysipelothrix amsterdamensis DNA window includes the following coding sequences:
- a CDS encoding glycosyltransferase, with protein MKVLFVNSVCDYGSTGKIVRDLANGLKKEGHEVLICYGRHQAKEDTDTFYIGDKLTTYSHVFMTRVFNRHGLHSNRATQKLIEKIETFNPDVIHLHNLHGYYLNVEMLFEALKTFKGKIYWTFHDCWPISGSSAYFDFNGCKTWNEGCVECNSTRDYPEALVFKRQKKNFLWKKKAFSGLDNLTLVTPSYWLKELLSKSFLAQYPCEVIHNGINTDLFKPTYDSELTKKYENKLVLLGVASVWEQRKGLNDFIKLSTMISDNYKIVLIGLTEEQKNSLPAAIDGVLRTDSAEQLAAYYTLSHRFINPTYEDNYPTTNIEALCCHTPVIAYDTGGNKEVSIKPFMTIIPQGDLEAIVHELNSYKEISFDHFDSLTHDSHTFVSNTLKLYQR; from the coding sequence ATGAAGGTTCTATTCGTTAATTCGGTTTGTGACTACGGAAGTACCGGTAAAATTGTACGAGATCTCGCAAACGGACTAAAAAAAGAGGGCCACGAAGTTTTAATATGTTACGGTCGTCATCAGGCAAAAGAAGATACGGATACGTTCTATATTGGTGATAAGCTTACGACATACAGTCATGTTTTCATGACGCGTGTCTTTAACCGACATGGACTGCATTCAAATCGTGCAACTCAAAAACTAATTGAAAAAATTGAAACCTTTAATCCGGATGTGATTCATTTGCATAATTTACACGGATACTACTTAAATGTTGAAATGCTCTTTGAGGCATTAAAAACATTTAAGGGAAAAATTTATTGGACCTTTCATGACTGTTGGCCAATCAGTGGAAGCAGTGCTTATTTTGATTTCAACGGATGTAAAACGTGGAATGAAGGCTGTGTTGAATGTAATTCAACACGAGATTATCCTGAAGCATTAGTATTTAAACGCCAAAAGAAAAATTTCCTTTGGAAGAAAAAAGCATTTAGTGGTCTCGATAATTTAACCTTAGTGACGCCATCTTATTGGCTTAAAGAATTACTTTCAAAAAGTTTTTTAGCTCAGTATCCGTGCGAAGTAATCCATAATGGTATTAATACGGATCTCTTTAAACCTACATATGATTCAGAATTAACAAAAAAATATGAGAATAAACTCGTTTTACTTGGCGTTGCAAGCGTTTGGGAGCAGCGCAAAGGCTTAAACGACTTCATTAAGCTAAGTACCATGATTTCTGATAATTACAAAATTGTACTGATTGGTTTGACTGAAGAGCAAAAGAATTCATTACCCGCTGCAATTGATGGTGTATTACGAACGGACAGTGCAGAGCAACTTGCAGCGTATTACACACTTTCGCACCGTTTTATCAATCCAACCTATGAGGATAACTATCCTACAACAAATATCGAAGCGCTTTGCTGTCATACACCTGTGATTGCATATGATACAGGTGGTAATAAAGAAGTTTCGATTAAGCCGTTTATGACAATTATTCCCCAAGGCGATTTGGAAGCAATTGTTCATGAACTCAATTCATATAAAGAAATATCTTTTGATCACTTTGATAGTTTGACTCACGATTCCCATACATTTGTGTCAAACACTCTTAAGTTGTATCAGCGGTAA
- a CDS encoding NTP transferase domain-containing protein — protein MFSKFYILRTLLEHEISSQRELSKHTNFSLGKVNSLLNDCINQGYVNNFKITKEGLRFLKEYEVDNAIIMAAGFGSRFVPYTYETPKGLMEVHGERMVERLIKQLQEVGIKEIYVVVGYLKEKFEYLVTKYGVKLIHNPDYNRYNNISTIYHAQDVMKNTLIMPSDIYIMENMFHKYEFKSWYATTFFEGETDEWTAKTAPSGLITEMEIGGKDVLGLYGPTFFDAETSQKIIKAVNQDIKIAGKEQYYWENCWLDRINQIHIYSNEVEPESIFEFESIEELRVFDTTYITETKNEMISIICNVFGVTSNEITGIESMKKGMTNDSFIFRVNNKSYVFRAPGKGTEQLINRREEAEVYQAINHLKLSDKLYYINPENGYKISRYYDNCESITQDDIPQAFSILRMLHSSDISVSHSFNLEERIAYYMTLCKDSNAILFDDINEVSRLVDEEISYLNTLDRPKVLCHIDPVESNFVKLYDGSLRLLDWEYAAMGDPILDIAMHAIYSGHQDDQILKLLEIYLERKPTKQESKILFMYVSLSGYLWALWAQFKQASGESFGSYSLDQYHYAHKYARLALSMED, from the coding sequence ATGTTTTCGAAATTTTATATTCTCAGAACGTTACTTGAGCATGAAATTTCATCACAGCGTGAATTAAGCAAACACACAAATTTTTCCTTAGGGAAAGTTAATTCACTCTTGAATGATTGCATCAATCAAGGATATGTAAATAATTTCAAAATTACAAAAGAAGGACTTAGGTTTCTTAAAGAATACGAGGTCGATAACGCAATAATTATGGCTGCAGGGTTTGGATCAAGGTTTGTACCTTATACCTATGAAACACCCAAAGGGCTTATGGAAGTTCACGGTGAGCGAATGGTCGAACGACTCATCAAACAACTTCAAGAAGTAGGCATTAAAGAAATATATGTCGTAGTCGGTTATCTCAAAGAGAAATTTGAATATCTCGTAACGAAATACGGGGTCAAATTGATTCATAATCCCGATTACAATCGATACAACAACATCTCTACGATTTATCATGCACAAGATGTTATGAAAAACACGTTAATTATGCCATCAGATATCTATATTATGGAAAATATGTTCCATAAATATGAATTTAAATCATGGTACGCTACAACATTTTTTGAAGGTGAAACGGATGAATGGACTGCAAAAACAGCACCAAGCGGCCTTATTACTGAGATGGAAATTGGCGGCAAGGATGTACTTGGCCTTTATGGACCCACATTTTTTGACGCCGAAACATCTCAAAAAATAATTAAAGCAGTTAATCAGGATATTAAGATTGCTGGAAAAGAGCAGTATTACTGGGAGAACTGCTGGCTCGATCGAATCAATCAAATTCATATTTATTCAAACGAGGTCGAACCAGAGTCAATTTTCGAGTTCGAATCAATTGAAGAGTTACGTGTTTTTGATACGACATATATTACCGAGACAAAAAATGAAATGATTTCAATTATTTGTAATGTCTTCGGAGTTACATCAAATGAGATAACCGGAATTGAGTCCATGAAAAAAGGGATGACAAATGATTCCTTTATCTTCAGAGTCAATAACAAGTCTTATGTGTTTCGGGCTCCTGGAAAAGGAACTGAACAACTGATAAACCGACGCGAAGAGGCGGAAGTGTACCAGGCAATTAATCACTTAAAGTTATCGGATAAGCTTTATTATATCAACCCAGAAAACGGTTATAAAATTTCACGTTATTATGATAATTGTGAGTCGATTACCCAAGATGATATACCACAAGCTTTTAGTATCTTACGAATGTTGCACTCAAGCGATATCTCAGTGAGCCATTCCTTTAATTTAGAAGAGCGCATTGCATATTATATGACTTTATGTAAAGATTCTAATGCGATTTTATTCGATGATATCAATGAGGTATCAAGACTCGTTGATGAAGAAATATCCTATCTTAATACACTTGACCGTCCGAAAGTTTTATGTCATATTGATCCAGTGGAATCGAATTTCGTGAAATTATATGATGGTTCTTTACGACTCTTAGATTGGGAATATGCAGCCATGGGCGATCCAATATTAGATATCGCAATGCACGCAATTTACTCAGGACATCAAGATGATCAAATCTTAAAATTACTTGAAATCTATCTTGAACGAAAACCTACAAAACAGGAGTCTAAAATCTTATTTATGTATGTTAGTTTATCAGGATATCTCTGGGCTTTATGGGCTCAATTTAAACAAGCCAGCGGAGAATCGTTTGGAAGTTATTCATTGGATCAATACCACTATGCACATAAGTATGCACGCTTAGCGTTGTCTATGGAGGACTAA
- a CDS encoding LicD family protein has product MNKLQQEELNILVEFDRICRKHDIIYSLSSGTLLGSIRHQGFIPWDDDIDVNMSRSEFNRFESIVSEELDKDYFYQSFDTEKDHYHAFSKIRSNKIELVEKSTEYLKINHGVWIDIFPYDNIPDDIAFRDEQKKKVGFYNKLISLFVYTFVTDEDTGKKRIIKNIFYHLNRIFYRVNFLLPSLYKKRQYWIEKYNNEKTEYANMLVFNYNDAIYKSTFIRNEILDSVTSGVFEGHEFLIPTAYDEILTSNYGDYMQLPPESERVSNHEVVLKDHRNAK; this is encoded by the coding sequence ATGAACAAATTACAGCAAGAAGAGTTGAATATTCTCGTCGAATTCGATCGAATTTGTCGAAAACATGATATTATCTATTCACTCTCATCAGGAACATTATTAGGGTCAATTCGTCATCAAGGATTTATTCCTTGGGATGATGATATTGATGTCAATATGTCTCGCAGTGAATTTAATCGATTCGAATCGATTGTTTCTGAGGAATTAGATAAAGATTATTTCTACCAATCTTTTGATACTGAAAAAGATCACTATCACGCTTTTAGTAAGATTCGAAGTAATAAGATTGAGCTTGTTGAAAAATCAACTGAGTATCTTAAGATAAACCACGGTGTTTGGATTGATATATTTCCTTATGATAACATTCCAGATGATATAGCATTTCGTGATGAGCAAAAGAAAAAAGTAGGTTTCTACAATAAACTTATTTCTCTATTTGTATATACATTTGTTACAGATGAAGATACCGGCAAAAAACGTATCATCAAAAATATTTTTTATCATCTAAATCGTATCTTTTACCGCGTGAATTTCTTGCTTCCAAGTTTGTATAAAAAACGTCAATATTGGATTGAAAAATATAACAATGAGAAAACAGAATATGCGAATATGCTTGTGTTCAATTATAACGACGCAATTTATAAATCAACATTTATTCGTAATGAAATCTTAGATTCTGTTACCTCAGGTGTATTTGAAGGCCACGAATTCTTAATTCCAACGGCATATGATGAAATTCTAACTTCAAATTATGGGGATTATATGCAATTACCTCCAGAATCAGAACGTGTTTCCAATCATGAGGTCGTTTTAAAGGATCATCGCAATGCGAAATAA
- a CDS encoding DMT family transporter: protein MRNKGTITGLFSGLFWGLDTVMIGVVLSSTMFVAFGSNAPLISTFIHDGASFLFLLILILIQRQANDLIRVLFSKSGMIIAIAALLGGPIGMGAYILSINHLGPAISASISAIYPLFGAVLSFIVLKEKPNKRTLLGLLIAISAIILMGFTGSVGVTNLQSGLFFITLCIIGWGSEAVIISTALKQDVPSHIALAIRQLVSFLTYGLIIMPLVGYSQLQFLVVKNPIFLMVLISGIIGSISYSFYYKSISLIGPSKAMGLNISYPAWAFLFQFMVDHTFNYKNFILVIFIMIGSILSSENPRELIELFRRKK, encoded by the coding sequence ATGCGAAATAAGGGAACGATTACTGGTTTATTTTCGGGTCTTTTTTGGGGACTCGATACGGTGATGATTGGTGTTGTCTTGTCATCAACGATGTTCGTAGCTTTTGGTTCCAATGCACCACTAATCTCAACATTTATCCATGATGGTGCATCCTTCCTATTTTTACTGATCCTCATTCTGATTCAGAGACAGGCTAACGATTTAATTCGTGTTCTTTTTTCCAAATCAGGCATGATTATAGCTATCGCAGCACTGTTAGGTGGACCTATAGGTATGGGTGCGTACATCTTATCCATTAACCACCTTGGACCTGCAATCTCCGCAAGCATCTCTGCAATCTATCCACTTTTTGGGGCAGTATTAAGCTTTATTGTCTTAAAAGAAAAACCAAACAAACGAACTCTCTTAGGACTTCTAATTGCGATATCCGCAATTATCCTCATGGGGTTTACAGGCAGTGTAGGGGTTACGAACTTACAATCTGGCCTATTCTTTATAACTCTATGCATTATCGGATGGGGAAGTGAAGCCGTAATAATCAGTACAGCACTTAAACAAGATGTTCCATCTCATATTGCACTTGCAATTCGTCAACTTGTATCATTTCTCACATATGGATTGATCATAATGCCACTGGTTGGCTATTCACAACTTCAGTTTTTAGTTGTGAAAAATCCAATATTCTTAATGGTTCTAATCAGTGGAATCATTGGTTCGATTTCGTATTCATTTTACTATAAATCTATATCTCTTATAGGTCCAAGTAAAGCGATGGGACTCAATATTAGTTATCCTGCTTGGGCATTTCTGTTTCAGTTTATGGTTGATCATACATTTAACTATAAGAATTTTATTCTTGTTATTTTTATTATGATTGGCTCAATACTTTCTTCCGAAAACCCACGGGAATTAATAGAACTTTTTAGACGTAAGAAATAG
- a CDS encoding NTP transferase domain-containing protein, whose protein sequence is MNIYQFKILRECLNDATHALEIDNEAMKSSYQSLIDMDYLDQLGKVTSNGLEAMEAYRVDNAIIMAAGMSSRFAPLSYERPKGLLNVHGEVLIERQIRQLHECGITDITIVLGYMKEQFYYLEDKYQVKIVINDDYYRYNNTSTLMLVLDQLKNTYICSSDNYFVENVFNQYEYKTTYPVQIHTTHENGEYYADFTDEGLITQINIGSGSYNCMVGHVFFDQAFSHAFGELLKQEYPKEETKAKLWEKVYVEHMDQFTMYAEVYSKDIIKEFDSLEELQAFDASYLDIKDSEIFNNIMSVLKCKVSDITGIVPVKDGLTNLSLKFEYDGKAYIYRHPGVGTHEYINRKSEFFAQQKAKELGFDDSYIYMDPEKGWKLSYFIEEARKLDYHQWDEVKQALEMIKNMHDQQLSGEFEFNIWSKSCDFIGKLSQHDKNAFSDFDALYKLIESVKKYADEDKVPLRLCHCDFYDPNILFSGQDLYLIDWEYAGVDDPGVDIGTFIACSDYTYEEAMHVLELYNKTPMNPLMQRHFIAYIAIASYYWFVWAIFQESNGAAVGEYLTIWYNNSKFYGNKALALYEETYENN, encoded by the coding sequence ATGAATATCTATCAATTTAAAATTTTGCGTGAGTGCTTAAATGACGCTACACACGCCCTTGAAATAGACAATGAAGCAATGAAATCATCATACCAATCGCTCATAGATATGGATTATCTTGATCAATTAGGGAAGGTAACATCAAATGGTTTGGAAGCTATGGAAGCTTATCGTGTAGATAATGCGATTATCATGGCGGCAGGAATGTCCTCTCGTTTTGCTCCACTCTCATACGAACGACCTAAAGGCCTTTTGAACGTTCATGGTGAAGTTCTTATTGAACGACAAATCCGTCAATTACACGAGTGTGGTATTACGGATATCACAATCGTTTTAGGATACATGAAAGAACAGTTCTATTACTTAGAAGACAAGTATCAAGTTAAAATAGTAATCAATGATGATTATTATCGGTATAATAACACTTCAACACTTATGCTTGTCCTTGATCAATTGAAAAATACATACATCTGCTCTTCTGATAACTACTTCGTAGAAAATGTATTCAATCAGTACGAGTATAAAACGACCTATCCCGTACAAATTCATACCACACATGAAAACGGGGAGTATTATGCTGATTTTACGGATGAAGGACTTATTACCCAAATCAATATTGGATCTGGATCTTACAATTGTATGGTCGGTCATGTTTTCTTTGATCAAGCATTCTCACACGCGTTTGGAGAACTCCTAAAACAAGAATATCCTAAGGAAGAAACTAAAGCCAAGCTTTGGGAAAAAGTTTATGTGGAGCATATGGATCAATTCACAATGTACGCAGAAGTGTATTCCAAGGACATCATCAAAGAATTTGACTCACTCGAAGAATTACAAGCGTTTGATGCCTCATATTTGGATATTAAAGATAGTGAAATTTTTAATAACATTATGTCGGTACTTAAGTGCAAAGTTTCAGATATTACCGGAATTGTACCTGTTAAAGACGGTCTCACAAATTTATCATTAAAATTTGAATATGACGGAAAAGCGTATATTTACCGTCATCCAGGCGTTGGAACCCATGAATACATTAATCGCAAATCTGAGTTTTTTGCCCAACAAAAAGCAAAAGAATTAGGTTTTGATGACTCCTATATTTATATGGATCCAGAAAAAGGTTGGAAATTATCTTATTTCATTGAAGAAGCTCGAAAATTGGACTACCATCAATGGGATGAAGTTAAGCAAGCACTTGAAATGATTAAAAACATGCACGATCAACAACTATCGGGGGAATTTGAATTCAATATTTGGAGCAAGTCCTGCGATTTCATTGGGAAGTTATCACAACACGATAAGAATGCCTTCAGTGATTTTGATGCATTATATAAACTCATTGAATCTGTAAAAAAATATGCGGATGAGGACAAGGTTCCTTTAAGATTATGTCATTGTGACTTTTATGATCCGAACATTTTGTTCTCAGGTCAAGATTTATACCTCATTGATTGGGAATATGCAGGCGTGGATGATCCTGGTGTTGATATTGGTACCTTTATCGCTTGTTCGGACTATACTTATGAAGAGGCTATGCATGTTCTTGAACTTTATAATAAGACCCCTATGAATCCGTTGATGCAACGTCATTTTATCGCTTACATTGCGATTGCATCATACTATTGGTTCGTATGGGCTATTTTCCAAGAATCAAATGGTGCTGCAGTTGGAGAATATCTAACAATCTGGTACAATAACTCAAAATTCTATGGAAACAAAGCGTTAGCGCTCTATGAGGAAACCTATGAAAATAATTAG
- a CDS encoding ethanolamine utilization protein EutH yields the protein MKIISDLVIYIIMACAVVGCFYSIKDSESELGKQFTAGIESIGGLFIPIAGIMAALPILNVFISRFIAPLFTVFGADAAMAATSLLAVDMGGYQLAAALAQTHEAWIISMTVGYMAGATIVFSIPIATKIIDEKYHRQLSIGTMIGFITIPFGVLITNILIMILNPMIRTVVSSDPNAPQVLLNMTFLILMKNLLPLIIICLLMALGLWKKSELMIKGFQYFSKFIEIYTKVILTISILEHFTHIFSNLFGTYLLDPIIADSVDVERALEVAGYIGLMLSGALPMVYLIETKLKKPIENLSDKLNISQKIATGILASSANVIAAFTMIDDTMDDREIIAITAFSVCGAFVIGDHLAFTANFQPQLILPLMVGKLTAGLLAVWIALKVTSKIPTKSKL from the coding sequence ATGAAAATAATTAGTGATCTTGTCATCTACATCATCATGGCTTGTGCTGTTGTCGGATGTTTTTACTCAATTAAAGATAGTGAATCAGAATTGGGTAAACAATTCACGGCAGGAATTGAATCAATTGGCGGTTTATTCATTCCTATTGCCGGAATTATGGCAGCGTTACCGATTCTTAATGTTTTTATTTCAAGATTTATTGCACCGCTTTTCACAGTCTTTGGTGCAGATGCAGCCATGGCAGCCACATCATTGTTAGCAGTTGATATGGGTGGATATCAGCTGGCTGCTGCTTTAGCGCAAACTCATGAAGCATGGATAATTTCCATGACTGTAGGTTATATGGCTGGTGCGACCATTGTTTTTAGCATCCCAATTGCGACTAAAATTATAGACGAAAAATATCATCGACAACTCTCAATAGGAACAATGATCGGCTTTATCACAATTCCATTTGGAGTATTAATTACAAATATTCTTATTATGATCTTAAATCCAATGATACGTACTGTTGTGTCTTCTGATCCTAATGCACCGCAAGTATTACTAAATATGACGTTTTTAATTCTCATGAAAAATTTATTACCGTTAATTATTATATGTTTACTAATGGCGCTGGGTCTTTGGAAGAAATCAGAACTTATGATTAAAGGATTCCAATACTTTTCAAAATTTATCGAAATTTACACAAAAGTTATCTTAACAATCAGTATTCTTGAACACTTCACACATATCTTTAGCAATCTGTTTGGTACTTATCTTCTAGATCCTATTATTGCGGATAGTGTTGATGTGGAACGTGCACTCGAAGTTGCAGGATACATTGGATTAATGTTAAGTGGTGCCTTACCAATGGTTTATTTAATTGAAACAAAACTTAAGAAACCTATTGAAAATTTATCAGACAAACTTAATATTTCACAGAAGATTGCAACCGGAATTCTAGCGAGTTCCGCAAATGTGATTGCCGCATTCACAATGATCGATGATACGATGGATGATCGTGAAATTATCGCAATTACGGCATTCTCAGTCTGTGGTGCTTTTGTTATTGGTGACCATCTTGCTTTTACCGCTAACTTTCAACCACAGTTAATTCTACCGTTAATGGTTGGGAAACTTACTGCTGGTCTACTTGCAGTTTGGATTGCCCTCAAGGTAACATCCAAAATACCAACAAAATCCAAACTATAA
- a CDS encoding ACT domain-containing protein, with protein MKAIITVVGRDNVGIISGVCQYLATEQVNVLDINQTIVDAYFNMLMIVDLSQCLKPFDEVSNQLQVVASKLGVVITMQREDIFSSMHRI; from the coding sequence ATGAAAGCAATTATTACTGTAGTAGGACGAGATAACGTTGGTATTATCTCAGGAGTCTGTCAATACTTAGCAACAGAACAGGTTAATGTTCTTGATATCAACCAAACAATTGTCGATGCATATTTTAATATGCTTATGATTGTCGATTTATCACAATGTTTAAAACCCTTTGATGAAGTCTCAAATCAACTTCAAGTGGTCGCAAGCAAGCTTGGAGTTGTCATTACGATGCAACGTGAGGACATTTTTTCCTCGATGCACCGGATTTAG
- a CDS encoding PFL family protein: MLNQFEIQETQSMISNQNLDVRTITMGISLLDCADSDLDRFNEKIYNKITSRAKDLVRIGDEIAHEYGIPVVNKRISITPIAIAASGCNATSFVSTAKILDKAAKEVGVDFIGGFSAIVQKGCTAADEVLIQSIPEALAVTDRVCASVNVGTSRSGINMDVVKQLGQTILDCAKLTGDRESIGCAKLVVFCNSVEDNPFMAGAYHGIGEADTVINVGVSGPGVVKCALESARGEDFETLCETIKKTAFKITRVGQLIAQEASRRLGYPFGIIDLSLAPTPAVGDSIGEIFQEMGLEEPGAPGTTLALALLNDNVKKGGVMASSYVGGLSGAFIPVSEDHVMISAVEKGALTLEKLEAMTCVCSVGLDMVAIPGDTPATTISGIIGDEAAIGMINNKTTAVRIIPAYGKGVGETVEFGGLLGYAPIMKVNPFSCESFINRGGRIPAPIHSFKN; this comes from the coding sequence ATGCTTAATCAATTCGAAATTCAAGAAACACAATCAATGATTTCAAATCAAAACTTAGATGTCCGCACCATCACGATGGGAATCAGTCTGTTGGACTGTGCGGATTCTGATTTAGATCGTTTTAATGAGAAAATTTATAATAAAATCACTTCACGTGCTAAAGACTTAGTACGCATCGGTGATGAAATTGCACATGAGTATGGAATTCCAGTAGTTAATAAGCGTATTTCTATTACACCCATTGCTATTGCTGCATCTGGATGTAATGCAACATCTTTTGTTTCAACTGCAAAGATTCTTGATAAAGCTGCAAAAGAAGTGGGTGTAGATTTTATTGGTGGTTTTAGTGCAATCGTCCAAAAAGGATGTACAGCGGCAGATGAAGTACTGATTCAAAGTATTCCTGAAGCATTAGCGGTTACTGACCGTGTTTGTGCAAGTGTCAATGTTGGTACAAGTCGTAGTGGTATTAATATGGATGTTGTTAAACAACTTGGTCAGACCATTCTGGATTGCGCTAAATTAACTGGTGACCGTGAATCAATCGGATGTGCGAAACTTGTTGTTTTCTGTAATTCCGTTGAGGACAATCCCTTCATGGCAGGTGCTTATCACGGTATAGGTGAAGCTGATACAGTTATTAATGTTGGTGTCAGTGGACCCGGAGTTGTTAAATGCGCGCTGGAATCGGCTCGCGGTGAAGACTTTGAGACCCTTTGTGAGACTATAAAGAAGACTGCGTTTAAAATTACCCGAGTTGGGCAGTTAATCGCCCAGGAGGCGTCAAGACGTCTTGGATATCCATTCGGTATCATCGACCTTTCGTTAGCACCGACACCAGCAGTGGGTGATAGTATCGGTGAAATCTTTCAGGAAATGGGACTAGAGGAACCCGGCGCGCCTGGAACGACACTTGCATTAGCGCTGCTTAATGACAATGTGAAAAAGGGTGGCGTGATGGCTTCATCTTATGTTGGTGGTCTAAGTGGTGCTTTTATCCCAGTAAGTGAAGATCATGTTATGATCTCTGCTGTTGAGAAGGGGGCACTTACACTTGAAAAACTTGAGGCAATGACCTGTGTATGCTCGGTTGGTTTGGATATGGTTGCAATTCCAGGTGATACACCCGCAACTACCATCTCAGGAATTATTGGTGATGAGGCTGCAATTGGAATGATAAATAACAAAACGACTGCAGTACGAATCATACCCGCATACGGTAAAGGAGTAGGCGAAACGGTTGAATTTGGTGGGTTGTTGGGTTATGCTCCTATCATGAAGGTAAATCCTTTTAGCTGTGAATCCTTTATTAATCGAGGTGGTCGTATTCCCGCACCCATTCACAGTTTTAAAAATTAG
- a CDS encoding PaaI family thioesterase, whose product MNQKLDFMSVNKIECIEVKEDYAKCIVRVNEASMNYYGYVHGGLYFGLADSTAGYTASSRGDNYVTLNANINYMSGIQTGTITCIGTVLSRTRKTCVVDIKIYDDNEVLCDTGTFTMYHIN is encoded by the coding sequence ATGAATCAAAAATTAGATTTTATGTCTGTTAATAAGATTGAATGTATTGAAGTTAAAGAAGATTATGCGAAATGTATTGTTAGAGTTAACGAGGCATCGATGAATTACTATGGTTATGTCCATGGTGGGCTTTATTTTGGACTGGCAGATTCGACTGCAGGTTATACTGCTAGCAGTCGCGGCGATAATTACGTAACATTAAATGCCAATATTAATTATATGTCTGGTATTCAGACGGGAACGATTACATGTATTGGTACCGTTTTAAGTCGAACCCGAAAAACATGCGTAGTTGATATCAAAATTTATGATGATAACGAGGTATTGTGTGATACCGGTACGTTTACGATGTACCATATAAACTAA
- a CDS encoding DsrE family protein, translating into MKVIFHLNQIERFNHCIANIRNLSSRNIEKLELLINGDAITLLVSEDQSLFKQLLEQKIDVVACQNSLNAHHIHADQLCDGIRIVPTGVYELIEKQTKGYAYIKP; encoded by the coding sequence ATGAAGGTCATTTTTCATTTAAATCAAATTGAACGGTTTAATCATTGTATTGCGAACATTCGTAATTTAAGTTCAAGAAATATAGAAAAACTTGAACTCTTGATTAATGGTGATGCAATAACTCTTTTAGTTTCAGAAGATCAATCATTATTCAAACAGCTCTTAGAACAAAAAATTGATGTTGTTGCGTGTCAAAACTCACTCAATGCCCATCATATTCATGCTGATCAATTATGTGATGGCATCCGAATTGTCCCAACAGGTGTATATGAACTTATCGAAAAACAGACCAAAGGATATGCATACATTAAACCTTAG